From a single Diachasmimorpha longicaudata isolate KC_UGA_2023 chromosome 15, iyDiaLong2, whole genome shotgun sequence genomic region:
- the LOC135169703 gene encoding SET domain-containing protein SmydA-8 — protein MSGEDICAVCQQPAQQKCSACKLVFYCSREHQKCHWKEHASHCRPFKLDRDDVLGRHYIATRKIEKGEAILRERTPLVAGPPVDTPPVCLGCYVVLRGNNAKACDKCGWPLCNDCQEHGGECQFTLRFRDSKVSITEFGCPHPTYRCINIIRALALRETDPKAYQRFLELQGHSPTDDDSLEGNRGEEHRALASFVKRFFKIDHIKPEEIIKIAGILQINGHEVPTTEPPHIAVYDAASYFEHSCHANSSKSFTEKDGLIIRAAVTINKGDHISMCYTDPLWGVTNRRHYLLQTKFFHCQCTRCSDPTEFGTMYNALKCSRSNCGGTVLPSTFIVEDNERFPNYSCNKCDETMTWQAVDVKLEQIGIELASMKKNDVNECIKFLNKYSKVLHENHFYMVDVKLAMSQMIGQEAGGLAAVGDEMLNEKISLCKKLDELFRILMPAENRLRGLVLFEVHAAIAEFGRRQGPEQLRGMLMLSQKALREAYELLRYEPDILPEGKIARIAQKNLLEMDTIIKTLCQNAATPM, from the exons atgTCTGGCGAGGACATTTGCGCGGTGTGTCAGCAGCCGGCACAACAAAAGTGTAGCGCTTGCAAGCTCGTATTTTATTGTAGTCGTGAGCATCAAAAGTGTCACTGGAAGGAACATGCGAGCCACTGCAGGCCCTTTAAA CTCGACAGGGATGACGTCCTTGGGAGGCACTACATTGCAACGAGGAAAATCGAAAAGGGGGAGGCGATTCTGCGGGAAAGGACACCTCTAGTCGCTGGACCCCCGGTGGACACTCCTCCAGTCTGCCTTGGATGCTACGTCGTCTTGAGGGGTAACAATGCTAAAGCCTGTGACAAGTGCGGATGGCCTTTGTGCAACGACTGCCAGGAACACGGGGGTGAATGCCAGTTCACCCTTCGATTTCGAGATTCTAAG GTGTCCATCACTGAATTTGGCTGTCCTCACCCGACGTACAGATGTATCAATATCATCCGGGCCCTGGCGCTGCGGGAAACCGACCCCAAGGCTTATCAACGCTTCCTCGAGCTCCAGGGACACAGCCCCACCGACGATGACTCCCTCGAGGGCAATCGAGGGGAGGAGCACAGGGCGTTAGCGAGTTTCgttaaacgatttttcaagATCGATCACATAAAGCCGGAGGAGATCATTAAAATTGCTGGGATTCTCCag ATCAATGGACATGAGGTGCCTACTACTGAGCCCCCTCATATCGCGGTGTACGACGCAGCTTCATATTTCGAACACAGTTGTCATGCGAATAGTTCGAAGAGTTTTACGGAGAAGGATGGGCTCATTATCAGAGCTGCCGTTACAATTAATAAAG GGGATCATATCAGCATGTGCTATACTGACCCTCTCTGGGGGGTCACTAACAGACGTCATTATCTACTGCAAACGAAGTTTTTCCATTGTCAATGTACTCGATGCTCCGATCCAACTGAATTTGGAACGATGTACAATGCATTAAAATGCAGCAGAAG CAATTGCGGTGGGACTGTGCTACCATCAACATTCATAGTCGAGGACAATGAAAGATTCCCAAATTATTCTTGCAATAAATGCGATGAGACTATGACCTGGCAAGCGGTTGATGTCAAGCTGGAGCAGATTGGCATTGAATTGGCGTcgatgaagaaaaatgatgTCAACGAATGCATCaagtttttgaataaatactCCAAGGTTCTCCATGAGAATCATTTCTATATGGTCGATGTAAAACTGGCGATGTCGCAGATGATCGGACAGGAGGCGGGTGGACTGGCTGCTGTCGGCGATGAGATGCTCaacgaaaaaatatctttgTGCAAAAAACTGGACGAACTCTTTCGCATTCTCATGCCAG CTGAAAATCGTCTCAGGGGGTTGGTGCTCTTCGAAGTACATGCGGCGATAGCTGAATTCGGAAGGCGACAGGGGCCGGAGCAACTCCGAGGGATGTTAATG CTGTCGCAGAAGGCACTGCGAGAGGCTTATGAACTGCTTCGATACGAACCTGATATTCTACCTGAAGGAAAAATCGCTCGCATAGCTCAGAAAAATCTCCTCGAAATGGACACAATCATCAAAACCCTCTGCCAGAACGCCGCTACACCGATGTGA
- the LOC135169700 gene encoding myotubularin-related protein 10-B, translating into MENKSCKNFISYVGFEEHEMQNMQMSRRDSLGENKIKLLPGEVLIAEAQNVLMFSPVGDLKQGISGTLSVTNFKLTFITSDDLNGEEINRQQNHLYGYTDSCLSNIDEIYLITGDKKRKLIPGSTIPSKVKGIFIVCKNFRTWSFSFKFSPVSHGKNLLATLLHHAFPSRHQLLFAYDFKEVYYSSIDKNVKFFRDLNDWRGEFDRTAQGNEVLKRNWRLSSANVAFQLSPSLPQFIIVPGSVTDSQLTRAAGHFQEGRPPVWSWSTSRGAALVKMSELMTTITERTQENIMLENIRKSHPQKLAMAVLELNKEITVKSVASSFSKLVALCTPENIRQFWMQDNNFYSLLENSKWLKFISHCLQKAVEASDHLSSGTSVILQEGAGRDMCCVISSLVQLISDPYFRTITGFQSLIQKEWVAAGHPFCDRLGHIAKFNSEKSPIFLLFLDCVWQLIQQFPSKFEFTETYVTTLWDAAHVSIFDTFIFNCERDRAFAAMDPNTPLVLRSVWDWREQFTDQDILLFYNPLFNSKEPEKGPLKPHHNISCLELWTQCYFRWIPPLEIHNGGKNHVELYSRLMQNDINQMRVNTSDGSTSPVDKVTTYLVQMNIDSFYPFGNKKSGNTVSTPIMNSSGLTSESLIDAQSLLTAPD; encoded by the exons ATGGAAAATAAAAGTTGCAAGAACTTTATCAGCTATGTGGGCTTCGAGGAACATGAAATGCAG AACATGCAGATGAGCAGACGGGATTCCCTGggtgagaataaaataaaattgctccCCGGTGAAGTTCTCATAGCGGAGGCCCAGAATGTCCTCATGTTCTCCCCCGTGGGGGACCTGAAGCAGGGGATCTCCGGGACTCTCTCCGTCACAAACTTCAAGTTAACATTCATCACGAGTGACGATCTCAATGGCGAGGAAATAAATCGCCAGCAGAATCACCTCTACGGATACACAGACTCGTGTTTATCGAACATCGACGAGATCTACTTGATTACGGGGGATAAGAAGAGAAAGCTCATCCCCGGGAGTACGATACCGTCTAAGGTCAAAGGAATTTTCATTGTATGCAAGAATTTTCGTACGTGGTCGTTCTCGTTTAAATTCTCACCAGTGAGTCATGGGAAGAATCTTCTTGCGACACTACTGCATCATGCATTCCCCAGCAGGCATCAGCTGCTGTTTGCGTATGATTTCAAAGAGGTTTATTACAGTAGTATTGACAAGAATGTCAAGTTTTTTCGAGATTTGAACGATTGGAGAGGAGAGTTCGATCGAACCGCCCAGGGAAATGAAGTTTTGAAGAGAAATTGGAGACTGTCTTCTGCTAATGTGGCCTTCCAGTTGTCACCGAGTCTGCCTCAGTTCATAATCGTTCCAGGATCTGTCACCGATAGTCAATTAACCAGAGCTGCCGGCCACTTCCAAGAAGGCCGTCCCCCCGTGTGGTCGTGGTCGACCAGTCGAGGTGCTGCCTTAGTTAAAATGTCTGAACTAATGACGACGATCACTGAGCGAACCCAGGAGAACATAATGCTGGAGAATATACGAAAGAGTCATCCCCAGAAACTAGCCATGGCTGTGCTCGAGTTGAACAAGGAAATAACAGTTAAATCTGTAGCTAgtagtttttcaaaattagtCGCATTGTGTACACCAGAGAATATCCGACAGTTCTGGATGCAGGACAATAATTTCTACTCGTTATTGGAGAATTCCAAATGGTTGAAGTTTATTTCTCACTGTTTGCAAAAAGCTGTGGAAGCTAGTGATCACTTGAGCTCCGGAACGTCAGTTATATTACAAGAAGGAGCAGGAAGAGACATGTGTTGCGTTATATCGAGCTTAGTCCAATTAATATCCGATCCATATTTTCGAACGATAACTGGATTTCAATCTCTCATTCAGAAAGAATGGGTTGCAGCTGGGCATCCCTTCTGTGATCGTCTGGGGCACATCGCGAAatttaattctgaaaaatcaCCGATTTTTCTTCTGTTCCTCGACTGTGTCTGGCAGTTGATCCAACAATTTCCCTCGAAATTTGAATTCACGGAGACGTATGTCACGACGCTATGGGATGCTGCACACGTATCTATTTTCGATACATTCATATTCAACTGTGAGAGAGATCGAGCGTTTGCTGCTATG GATCCGAACACTCCCCTCGTCCTGCGTAGTGTCTGGGACTGGCGAGAGCAGTTCACAGACCAAGACATCCTCCTGTTCTACAACCCCCTGTTCAACTCGAAGGAGCCAGAAAAAGGCCCCCTGAAACCCCACCACAATATTTCGTGCCTAGAACTCTGGACCCAGTGTTACTTTCGATGGATTCCACCCCTGGAGATTCACAATGGTGGTAAAAACCACGTGGAGTTGTACTCACGCCTCATGCAGAACGATATCAATCAGATGAGGGTCAACACTAGTGACGGGTCTACCTCTCCTGTTGACAAAGTGACCACTTACCTCGTGCAGATGAATATCGATAGTTTCTACCCATTCGGTAATAAAAAATCGGGGAACACTGTGAGTACCCCTATTATGAACAGCTCAGGGTTAACGTCTGAGAGCCTTATCGACGCACAATCCCTGCTCACAGCCCCTGATTGA
- the LOC135169695 gene encoding 3'-5' RNA helicase YTHDC2-like has protein sequence MPRRKNHPVKVAIGEDTRIAVNLTVKKLMDSPDQKELEFPSSYTAEERAYIHDLAAQLGLKSKSRGKGASRFLTVYKREGSTIIQSDASITLNKQSKQTMLNLIQNFPLNNKERQDLLPPTERERTMDNEITTTTKAMGRLNGTIAQVPQLRTNQDLVQLRRSLTVFNAREKILEALNSSQVVIIAGETGSGKTTQVPQYILEHCQLKNQACRIVCTQPRRLSAVSVAERVAFERNEKIGQTFGYQIRLESRVAPKTLLTYCTNGVLLRTLMGGDAALGTITHVIVDEIHERDRFCDFLLIALKEALVKYRSLKLILMSATMDTNIFVKYFTQCSVINVPGRSYEVDVYFLEDVLKITGFTTDKMLEKRKELINKQEQRKVLDSWTQYAPQQLGRVPANGKAPVPSPILGQQTETQPERVELEPWLREEMDKSISDSWLIGGEDNFSQLLHLILSENISVDYQHTNTLVTPLMVAAGRGCINTTEQLLNLGANLNIRASNEWTALDWAKKMNQIECAELIEAYLKTYDCKLEDSGVQNADAPLSEEDKFLLEIYHNTFSDDAINYDLLFVLIQYIHTQQPSGSILVFLPGYDDIVTMRDRLSVEEKRMSQTMLYELFILHSNMQTADQKRVFRPSLPECRKIILSTNIAETSITIDDVVYVIDCGKVKEKSFDAISNVCTLRSDWISQACAKQRMGRAGRCQKGICYRLFSSIRYNSMQVYSTPEILRLPLQELCLFTKHLAPGNTPIAEYLDRALEPPSNVVTRNAVQLLKSIDALDAWEDLTELGTHLLDLPVEPRLGKMLLYAVVLKCLDPILTIVCSLAYKDPFLLPSQPSQRRAATAARKTLAAGSYSDHMAVLRAFQLWQQARSTGWERKFCEKNFISSAVMEMITGMRSQLLGQLRASGFVKARGSGDIRDLNWNSENWGVVKAALTAGLYPNLMRVDRKHGQLRTQKESKVFFHPSSTLKEFTKSTRTTSAQSHSASVHTLPSDWLIYEEMSRVGRFCHVKTVTLVNPITVALFSGPARLAMDTIYETESVPESESDSEAEETREGMTILKLDDWVVFKLDFETARLILHLRQKWNALFLRRMKNPTRSMTTLDDQVVKAMVSVISNAEQSCELPQPPGIGQRPRPLIVDYYPANARRSDDEDRTY, from the exons atgccACGACGCAAAAATCACCCGGTGAAGGTAGCAATTGGGGAGGACACGAGGATAGCTGTTAATTTAactgtgaaaaaattgatggactCCCCTGATCAGAAGGAGCTGGAGTTTCCCTCGTCTTACACAGCTGAGGAGAGGGCTTATATTCATGATTTGGCAGCCCAGCTCGGATTGAAATCCAAAAGTCGAGG GAAAGGAGCTAGTAGATTCCTTACAGTTTACAAACGCGAGGGTTCAACAATAATCCAGTCGGACGCATCAATAACGCTAAACAAGCAGTCTAAACAGACAATGTTGAATTTAATCCAGAACTTTCCCTTAAAcaacaaagagagacaggatTTGCTGCCTCCGACCGAGCGAGAACGTACGATGGACAACGAGATAACCACAACTACAAAAGCAATGGGCAGGCTGAATGGCACGATAGCTCAGGTGCCTCAGCTGCGAACGAATCAGGATCTAGTTCAGCTGCGGAGGAGCCTAACGGTGTTCAACGCTCGTGAGAAGATCCTCGAGGCCCTTAACTCGAGCCAAGTGGTAATAATAGCTGGTGAGACTGGCTCGGGGAAGACAACACAAGTTCCACAGTATATTCTTGAGCATTGCCAGCTGAAGAATCAGGCCTGCAGGATAGTTTGCACCCAGCCAAGACGTCTGTCAGCTGTTTCAGTTGCTGAAAGAGTCGCCTTCGAGCGTAACGAGAAGATTGGACAGACTTTTGGTTATCAAATACGACTGGAGAGTCGAGTAGCGCCGAAAACCCTCTTGACGTACTGTACAAATGGAGTTCTCTTGAGAACATTAATGGGAGGTGACGCGGCTCTGGGAACAATAACTCACGTAATCGTTGACGAGATCCACGAACGCGATCGTTTCTGTGATTTTCTCCTGATCGCCCTCAAGGAAGCTCTCGTCAAGTATAGATCCCTGAAGCTCATCCTGATGAGTGCAACAATGGACACAAATATCTTCGTCAAGTACTTCACCCAATGCAGTGTTATAAACGTTCCAGGAAGGTCCTACGAAGTTGACGTATACTTTCTGGAAGACGTCCTCAAGATCACTGGTTTCACAACAGACAAAATGCTTGAGAAACGAAAAGAATTGATAAACAAACAGGAACAGAGAAAAGTTCTGGACTCGTGGACCCAGTACGCCCCTCAGCAGCTTGGACGAGTACCAGCTAATGGCAAGGCCCCAGTGCCATCACCAATCTTGGGTCAGCAGACTGAAACCCAGCCGGAGAGGGTTGAGCTGGAGCCCTGGTTGAGGGAGGAAATGGACAAGAGTATTTCAGATTCATGGCTGATCGGTGGAgaagacaatttttctcaGTTACTTCACCTGATTCTGTCTGAGAATATTTCTGTCGATTATCAGCACACAAACACCCTCGTGACACCCCTGATGGTGGCAGCTGGACGAGGCTGCATCAACACCACTGAACAACTTCTCAATTTAGGAGCAAATCTCAATATTCGAGCCAGCAACGAGTGGACAGCCCTCGATTGGGCGAAGAAGATGAATCAGATCGAGTGTGCTGAGCTCATTGAAGCATATCTGAAGACCTACGACTGCAAACTTGAAGACTCTGGAGTTCAGAATGCCGACGCACCCCTCTCAGAAGAAGACAAATTTCTCCTCGAAATTTATCACAATACATTCAGCGATGATGCTATTAATTACGATCTTCTGTTCGTCCTGATTCAGTACATTCACACGCAACAGCCCTCAGGATCGATCCTCGTGTTCCTCCCAGGGTACGACGACATCGTCACCATGAGGGACAGGCTAAGCGTTGAAGAGAAGAGGATGAGTCAGACAATGCTCTACGAATTATTCATCCTCCATTCCAATATGCAGACAGCTGATCAGAAACGAGTATTTCGGCCGAGCCTCCCGGAAtgtagaaaaatcattctgtCCACGAATATCGCTGAGACTAGCATAACGATAGATGACGTTGTCTACGTGATAGACTGTGGAAAAGTGAAGGAGAAGTCATTCGACGCGATCTCAAATGTTTGCACCCTGAGGTCCGATTGGATATCCCAGGCCTGTGCTAAACAACGAATGGGCAGAGCTGGTAGATGCCAGAAGGGTATCTGCTACAGGCTCTTCTCCTCAATTCGTTACAACAGCATGCAGGTTTATTCAACCCCAGAAATCCTACGACTACCTCTTCAAGAATTGTGCCTGTTCACCAAGCACTTGGCCCCAGGCAACACACCCATTGCTGAGTACCTCGACAGAGCTCTCGAGCCCCCATCGAACGTCGTAACCAGAAATGCTGTTCAGTTACTGAAGTCCATTGATGCTCTTGATGCCTGGGAGGACCTGACAGAGCTTGGTACTCATCTTCTGGATCTTCCGGTGGAGCCTAGACTTGGAAAAATGTTGCTTTATGCTGTTGTCCTCAAGTGTTTGGATCCAATCCTCACCATTGTCTGCAGTCTTGCTTATAAGGATCCATTTCTCCTGCCATCACAGCCCTCGCAAAGGAGAGCAGCCACAGCTGCCAGGAAAACCCTCGCTGCAGGTTCTTATTCAGATCACATGGCAGTACTCAGGGCCTTTCAACTCTGGCAGCAGGCCAGGTCCACTGGGTGGGAGAGAAAATTCTGTGAGAAGAATTTTATATCCTCAGCTGTGATGGAGATGATCACTGGGATGAGATCTCAACTGCTCGGGCAGCTCAGAGCCTCTGGTTTTGTGAAGGCCAGGGGCTCTGGTGATATCAGGGATCTGAATTGGAATTCTGAAAACTGGGGGGTTGTCAAGGCTGCACTCACTGCTGGACTGTATCCCAATTTGATGAGGGTGGACAGGAAGCATGGACAGTTGAGAACACAGAAGGAGTCCAAAGTCTTCTTTCATCCATCCTCGACGTTGAAAGAATTCACAAAGTCAACTAGGACCACATCTGCCCAGTCGCACTCAGCGAGTGTTCACACACTGCCATCTGATTGGCTGATTTATGAGGAGATGAGCAGAGTTGGACGATTCTGTCATGTTAAGACTGTAACTCTAGTCAATCCTATTACTGTCGCTCTATTTAGTGGACCTGCTAGGCTGGCAATGGATACTATTTATGAGACGGAGTCTGTACCTGAGAGTGAATCGGATTCTGAAGCTGAGGAGACACGGGAAGGCATGACTATTCTTAAATTGGATGACTGGGTTGTCTTCAAGCTTGATTTTGAGACAGCCAGGCTTATTCTGCATCTCAGACAGAAGTGGAATGCCCTCTTCCTGAGGAGAATGAAGAATCCCACGAGGAGTATGACAACACTCGATGATCAGGTTGTCAAGGCCATGGTTTCTGTCATCAGCAATGCTGAACAGTCTTGTGAATTACCACAGCCTCCTGGCATTGGACAGAGACCTAGACCACTAATTGTTGATTATTATCCTGCCAATGCGAGGAGAAGTGATGATGAGGATAGAACTTACTAG
- the LOC135169494 gene encoding uncharacterized protein LOC135169494: protein MAVLPGDQRGALHLDGTIQLWSSGETMANSFIVFLFICLVNGLLAEEADLLVETPLGNVQGFYKTSSRGRRYRAFEGIPYAQPPVDDLRFEPPQPFGSWEGTLQTTHPKSRCIQYALAGGYPGKVAGNEDCLYLNIYTPLSNQTKRASQPLPVFFWIHGGGFQFMDGYSQGSTYIMNRDLIYVTFNYRLGILGFMSTEDAVVPGNMGLKDQSLALQWIHQNIIHFGGDPTQITIAGGSAGGVSAHYHYLSPKSAGLFRGGMSFSGTTLNCWAQTEESAAKARKLAASEGCPTTNTGEMVKCLKSRPAASIASLTQQFQPWLMNPFTPFGPVVEKNSSDPFIDRSPVEIIASGGAASVPWVASVVSEEGLFPAAEFVENEELLAELDDKWEELAPHLLDFNFTIPQARRTQVAGTIREHYLGSDRLGELNIQRLIHMVGDRLFSADAAKAATLMAKYSGSSVRFYYYNYRNTFSLTNIFNVTGNFGVSHGDDFNLFITSPLMPVVRDEPTLRVQDRLLDIIESFMTRGAPPREIYWPRVDPSQPYFRYLQISGPEKLEAKSSLNFAEGKFWSSLDFDENKLINIYFCLLVYDIPVSQSVPAKSTFSRFNYENALCFMWWCIMILSDKCTDYHFIESEITHVDTMSVFLNFFLLIILASEFSAKKLNLLVKTPLGDVQGFQKTSSYGRTYRAFEGIPYGKPPVGDLRFEPPQRFGSWKGILQANGSGSACVQYHPASLELPEQVTGNEDCLFLNIYTPSETKKSKSKLPVFFWIYGGSFQFGEGRDEGSSYLMNRDIVYVNFNYRVNILGFLSTEDEVVPGNMGLKDQNLALRWVNENIEYFGGDPNRVTLGGVSAGGSSTHYHYLSPMSRGLFQGGMSFSGTALDNWAQTEGSAEKGQKVGSLLDCPTASSREMVECLKSRPAKSIAQLVGHFQPWLFNPDVPFGPVVEKNSAEPFIDRSPVEIIASGDAADVPWTSTFVSEEGLFPVAEFIEKEDLMATLDEKWEEIAPHLLDFNFTVPVAKQPQVAATIREYYFGGDKIELATAQQLIHMHGHRSFSPLGARLMAKANRSPVWVYYYSYRSPISLTDLFHVTGDYGVSHSDDVFLFIANPGLRTITDQPTLDVQNVLLNIVESFISKGKPPVGIDWPQVDPSNEDLDYLHISGPEELKARSTSDFAEEKFWSSIDFNENKL from the exons ATGGCAGTGTTGCCAGGTGATCAGCGAGGAGCTCTACATCTGGACG GCACAATACAGTTGTGGTCGTCAGGCGAAACGATGGCAAATAGTTTTATAGTTTTCTTGTTCATCTGCTTGGTGAATGGCCTTTTAGCTGAAGAGGCAGATCTGCTGGTGGAGACTCCGCTGGGAAATGTCCAGGGTTTCTACAAGACGAGTAGCCGAGGGCGAAGGTACCGGGCATTTGAGGGAATCCCATACGCCCAACCACCGGTCGATGACCTGAGATTCGAG CCCCCACAACCCTTCGGCTCCTGGGAGGGCACCTTGCAGACAACTCACCCCAAGAGCCGCTGTATACAGTACGCTCTTGCGGGAGGATATCCTGGAAAAGTTGCGGGAAACGAGGACTGTTTATATCTAAACATCTACACTCCTCTCTCCAATCAGACGAAAAGGGCATCCCAACCACTTCCTGTATTTTTCTGGATTCACGGGGGTGGTTTTCAATTTATGGATGGATACTCTCAGGGGTCAACGTACATTATGAATCGAGATTTGATCTACGTGACGTTCAATTATCGCCTGGGGATTTTAG GATTTATGAGCACTGAAGATGCAGTTGTGCCGGGCAACATGGGCCTGAAGGACCAGAGTCtggccctccaatggatccacCAAAATATTATACACTTTGGGGGTGATCCGACGCAAATCACTATCGCGGGTGGAAGTGCGGGGGGTGTCAGCGCTCACTATCACTATTTGAGCCCCAAGAGTGCTGGACTTTTCAGAG GGGGAATGTCATTCAGTGGTACTACCCTTAATTGCTGGGCGCAGACTGAAGAGAGTGCGGCAAAGGCGAGAAAGCTGGCGGCGTCCGAGGGGTGCCCGACGACCAACACTGGAGAGATGGTGAAGTGCTTGAAGTCTAGACCAGCAGCGAGCATAGCTTCATTGACCCAACAATTTCAg CCCTGGCTGATGAATCCATTCACCCCATTCGGTCCAGTGGtggagaaaaattcatcagatCCGTTCATCGATCGATCGCCGGTGGAGATCATCGCCAGTGGAGGGGCTGCCTCTGTCCCCTGGGTAGCCAGCGTGGTCTCCGAGGAGGGGCTCTTCCCGGCTGCCGAGTTCGTCGAGAACGAGGAGCTATTGGCGGAGCTGGATGACAAGTGGGAGGAACTCGCGCCTCATCTACTCGACTTCAACTTCACCATTCCACAGGCTCGACGGACTCAGGTCGCTGGCACAATCAGGGAACATTATCTGGGGAGCGATAGACTTGgggaattgaatattcaacgaCTGATTCATATGGTTGGAGATCGACTGTTTTCAGCGGACGCTGCGAAGGCTGCGACGTTGATGGCGAAATATAGTGGGAGTTCCGTTAGGttctattattataattacagGAACACCTTCAGCCTGACTAATATTTTTAACGTCACTGGAAACTTCG GTGTGAGCCACGGGGATGACTTCAATCTGTTCATTACCAGTCCTCTGATGCCGGTAGTGAGGGATGAACCAACGTTGAGGGTGCAGGATCGTCTTCTGGATATCATAGAGTCCTTCATGACGCGGGG CGCACCCCCCCGTGAAATTTACTGGCCCAGGGTGGATCCATCACAGCCGTATTTCAGGTACCTCCAAATTTCGGGCCCTGAAAAATTGGAGGCCAAGTCGAGTCTGAATTTTGCGGAGGGAAAATTTTGGTCCTCGTtggattttgatgaaaataaact AATAAACATTTACTTCTGTTTATTGGTATATG ACATCCCCGTCAGTCAATCTGTCCCGGCAAAATCCACATTCTCCcgttttaattatgaaaatgcaCTTTGTTTTATGTGGTGGTGTATAATGATTTTGTCTGATAAGTGCACCGACTATCACTTTATCGAGTCAG aaataacacacGTAGACACGATGTCAgtatttctgaatttttttttgttaataattttggcGAGTGAattttctgcaaaaaaattgaatctgcTAGTGAAGACTCCGTTGGGAGATGTTCAAGGGTTCCAGAAAACAAGTAGTTACGGACGCACTTATCGGGCATTCGAGGGAATTCCATATGGGAAGCCGCCAGTCGGAGACCTGAGATTTgag cCACCTCAGCGTTTTGGCTCGTGGAAAGGCATTTTACAGGCAAATGGATCCGGAAGTGCATGTGTACAATATCACCCCGCGTCACTGGAGTTACCCGAACAGGTAACCGGAAACGAGGATTGTTTGTTTCTGAACATCTACACCCCCTCCGAGACGAAGAAAAGTAAATCCAAACTGCCAGTATTTTTCTGGATCTACGGTGGATCTTTTCAATTCGGGGAGGGTCGCGATGAGGGCTCGTCATACCTCATGAATCGGGACATCGTCTacgtgaattttaattatcgtGTGAACATTCTAG GGTTTCTGAGCACTGAGGACGAGGTTGTTCCTGGGAATATGGGCCTGAAGGACCAGAACCTGGCGCTGCGATGGGTCAACGAGAACATTGAATACTTCGGAGGTGATCCTAATCGAGTTACTCTCGGGGGAGTGAGTGCGGGGGGTTCCAGTACTCATTATCATTACCTGAGCCCCATGAGTCGAGGCCTTTTCCAAG GTGGAATGTCATTCAGTGGGACAGCCCTCGATAATTGGGCCCAGACAGAAGGTAGTGCTGAGAAGGGACAAAAGGTGGGGTCTCTCCTGGATTGTCCGACAGCCAGCTCTCGGGAGATGGTGGAGTGCCTGAAATCCCGACCTGCTAAGAGCATAGCCCAACTGGTCGGTCACTTTCAG CCGTGGCTGTTCAATCCGGACGTCCCCTTCGGTCCAGTGGTAGAGAAAAACTCAGCGGAACCGTTCATCGATCGATCGCCGGTGGAGATCATCGCCAGTGGAGACGCTGCCGATGTTCCCTGGACGTCAACCTTCGTCTCGGAGGAGGGACTCTTTCCTGTAGCAGAATTTATCGAGAAGGAGGACTTGATGGCGACGTTGGATGAAAAATGGGAGGAAATCGCCCCTCATTTGCTCGACTTTAATTTCACTGTTCCAGTGGCGAAACAGCCGCAGGTGGCAGCTACCATCAGGGAGTATTATTTTGGTGGTGATAAAATTGAACTTGCTACGGCTCAGCAGCTTATTCACATGCATGGACATCGATCATTCTCACCACTCGGTGCCAGGCTAATGGCCAAAGCCAATCGCAGCCCTGTTTGGGTCTACTATTACAGCTATAGGTCACCAATCAGTTTGACTGATTTATTCCATGTGACTGGAGATTATG gtGTCAGTCACAGTGATGACGTATTTCTATTCATAGCCAACCCAGGCTTGAGAACCATCACCGATCAACCGACGTTAGATGTTCAAAATGTTCTCCTCAACATCGTAGAATCCTTCATATCAAAAGG AAAACCCCCCGTCGGGATCGACTGGCCCCAAGTGGATCCCTCAAACGAGGATCTGGACTATCTCCATATTTCAGGGCCTGAGGAATTGAAGGCGAGGTCGACTTCGGATTTCGCtgaggaaaaattctggtCCTCTATCGATTTCAATGAGAATAAACTGTAA